Genomic window (Equus asinus isolate D_3611 breed Donkey chromosome 8, EquAss-T2T_v2, whole genome shotgun sequence):
TGCTGTAAGCATTCCCTACAGAACCTCACTCAGAGTTCCTACCATAACGTCCCCAGACAGACAGGGAGATATGACTGTCATCTGACTTAGCACAACTGCCTTTTCTCAGGCACAATGAGGCAAGATCTCCCTCAGAGACTCATGTTAACTCCATGCCTAGGACTTCTTTcctgtgtgagttctctgatgGTTAATGAGCTGTGACTTCTGGgaaaaggccttcccacattcggAGCATTGATAAGGCTTCTCTCcggtgtgaattctctgatgattAACAAGCTGTGACTTCTGAGAGAAGGCCTTCCTACACTCGCTGCACCCGtagggcttctctcctgtgtgtgtcCTCTGATGTGGGATGAGGTGTGATTTCCGAGAGAATGCCTTGCCACACTCCCTGCATTCGaagggcttctctcctgtgtgtgttCTCTGATGATTGATGAGACTTGACTTCTCCCTGAAGGCTTTCCTACATTCAGGGCATTCGTAAGGTTTTTCTcctgtgtgagttctctgatgtcTAATTAGCTCGGACTTCTCAAAGAAAGCTTTCCCACAAAGACTGcactcatagggtttctctccggTGTGGATTCTCTGGTGGGTATTGAGCTGTGACTTCTGGGAGAAGGCTTTTTCACAATCTCTGCACTCGTagggtttttctcctgtatgaGTCCTCTGATGAGTTGCAAGACTTGACTTCTCCCcaaaggcttttccacattcagggcattcatagggtttctctcctgtatgtgTCCTCTGATGGGATATGAGATGTGACTTCTGAcaaaaggctttcccacattcactgcacacatagggtttttctcctgtatgaATTCTGTGATGGTTGGTGAGGCTTAATTTctcactgaaggctttcccacattcaccaCATTCGTAGGGCTTTTCTCCTGTGTGAGTTCTCTGGTGTCTAACGAGCTGGGATTTCCtgctgaaggccttcccacatttaCTGCACACAAAGGGTTTCTCTCCCGTGTGTGTCATCTGATGCGATATAAGATGTGATTTTTGGgaaaaggctttcccacattgaATGCATCCGtgaggtttctctcctgtgtgggtTCTTTGATGGTTAATGAGACTTGACCTCTCTCTGAAGGCTTTCCGACATTCACtgcattcatagggcttctctccagtgtgaatggTCTGATGTCTAATGAGCTCTGACTTCTCAAAGAAGGCCTTTCTACAATCACTACATCCATAGGGTTTTGTTCCTGTGTGAGTCCTGTGATGGGTAACAAGCTGTGACTTCctgctgaaggctttcccacattctctGCACTCAaaaggtttctctcctgtgtgaattctctgatgattaatgagaTTTGACTTTTCACTAAAGGCcctcccacattcactgcactcatagggtttttctcctgtgtgaGTCCTCCAATGTGATATAAGATGGGATTTCCGGgagaaggctttcccacactcacCACATTCGtatggtttctctcctgtgtgtgtcCTCTGATGGGATGTGAGCTGTGACTTCTGGGAGAAGGCCTTCCCACACTGGCCACAATCATAAGGcttctctcctgtatgagttcTGTGATGTGTAATAAACTGCGACTTCTGGGGAAAGGTTTTGCCACATTTCCCACAGCCATAGGCTATCTCTCTTACATGTCTGCTCTGATGTTTAATGAGACTAGATTTCTTAGTGAAGCGCTTCCtacattcactgcactcatagAGCTTCTCCCCTAAACGAGTTCTGTGATATATGATAATCTGTGACTTCTTACAGCTAGCTTTATCATATTTATCACATTCATAGTATTTTAAccaagcatcagtttcctcaggtCTGGTATGGAGAAACAACTCATCAAAAACATTGAGGTCACCTGGTTCTGTTTTTCCATAATCTGCTTTTGGAATAAGTAAAtctaaatgatgttttaaaattaatccaTCTACATCAGCTTCATTGTTTGATTTCCTTAAAGGAACAAAGTTCATGCTCAGATTGAAATTTTTTCCAAATGCATCACATTCATGATCTCGTTTCCTGTTTTTAAGCTTCTCTTGGTTATCTTGGTGCCATGTCATGTGACTGCTTACTTGTAAGAGTtgttctataaagaaaaaaaaccctgtgaATCCCTCTATCATTGTGGTCActgaataaaaaatgagaaatgctATTTGAGGATGAATACTTCTTAAGGCTTTGTTTCTTAGTCTGACATAAGTCCCAAATATAATGTCTATCTTCTAggtatcaaaaaataaaagaaatgatgtaaaCAGAAACAGGAAACAGACAGTAGATTAAGTTACCTTTGGTTGCTGTCAAACTGAAGTTTATAAAATGGGGAGAGAATGtaaaaaaatacaagaacaaTGAAAGGAGGTTGGAAGAAGCTTTGAGCCAATGTCCTGAGGAGTTATTTACTCAATACCTACTGAGTACACACCATGTT
Coding sequences:
- the LOC106843863 gene encoding LOW QUALITY PROTEIN: zinc finger protein 84 (The sequence of the model RefSeq protein was modified relative to this genomic sequence to represent the inferred CDS: deleted 1 base in 1 codon; substituted 1 base at 1 genomic stop codon), translating into MAAGPRTASCWGLLSFKDISMEFTWEEWQLLDPAEKHLYRDVILENYRNLLSVGYHGTKPDLIFKLEQGEEPWIVNARASRQSCPVEGWKEWYQKNQDELERVERSHACNAFGKLHLSKTHVSSRPRLHKYNTHGRSFTQNSGSIRSYLRKNPNEFHGYEASYFLKHQRAHSIEKNCVCSECGKAFRCKSQLIVHLRIHTGERPYECTKCERAFSAKSNLNAHQRVHTGEKPYSCSECGKVFSFRSQLIVHQEVHTGGKPYGCSECGKAYSWKSQLILHQRSHTGVKPYECSECGKAFSLKSPFIVHQRTHTGVKPHKCSECGKAFRSKSYLLVHIRMHTGEKPYQCSDCGKAFNMKTQLVVHQGIHTGNNPYQCSECGKAFGRKEQLTAHLRAHAGEKPYGCSECGKAFSSKSYLVIHRRTHTGERPYECSFCERAFCGKSQLIIHQRTHSTEKPYECSECEKAYPRKASLQIHQKTHSGEKPFKCSECGKAFTQKSSLSEHQRVHTGEKPWKCSECGKSFCWNSGLRIHRKTHQXEMRMKSSWNQDFALSVRDPARTSDQKHIRRGPVSDLRVVSCRQQNVTMLQESFSFEDLSVDFTQKEWQLLGPHQKDLYRDVMLENYSSLVSLGYEVTKPDVIFKLEQGEEPWVGDGEVPSSDSPEQLLQVSSHMTWHQDNQEKLKNRKRDHECDAFGKNFNLSMNFVPLRKSNNEADVDGLILKHHLDLLIPKADYGKTEPGDLNVFDELFLHTRPEETDAWLKYYECDKYDKASCKKSQIIIYHRTRLGEKLYECSECRKRFTKKSSLIKHQSRHVREIAYGCGKCGKTFPQKSQFITHHRTHTGEKPYDCGQCGKAFSQKSQLTSHQRTHTGEKPYECGECGKAFSRKSHLISHWRTHTGEKPYECSECGRAFSEKSNLINHQRIHTGEKPFECRECGKAFSRKSQLVTHHRTHTGTKPYGCSDCRKAFFEKSELIRHQTIHTGEKPYECSECRKAFRERSSLINHQRTHTGEKPHGCIQCGKAFSQKSHLISHQMTHTGEKPFVCSKCGKAFSRKSQLVRHQRTHTGEKPYECGECGKAFSEKLSLTNHHRIHTGEKPYVCSECGKAFCQKSHLISHQRTHTGEKPYECPECGKAFGEKSSLATHQRTHTGEKPYECRDCEKAFSQKSQLNTHQRIHTGEKPYECSLCGKAFFEKSELIRHQRTHTGEKPYECPECRKAFREKSSLINHQRTHTGEKPFECRECGKAFSRKSHLIPHQRTHTGEKPYGCSECRKAFLRSHSLLIIREFTPERSLINAPNVGRPFPRSHSSLTIRELTQERSPRHGVNMSL